A part of Actinobaculum sp. 313 genomic DNA contains:
- a CDS encoding NCS1 family nucleobase:cation symporter-1 encodes MSSQVPQTGGEITPSLINEDLAPAKTRHWSFYSLFAMWMSDIHSIGGYTFAAGLFALGLGAIHVFAGLSIGIIAVFFLMNLVGFAGQKTGLCYPVLARIAFGTIGSNLPALTRGFVAICWYGIQTWLASRAVIVLAADIWPDINEWGQQKFLGETLLGWLAFLFMWALQLLLLRNGMETIRKFQDFAGPAVWVVMAALTIWVMYKCDWNISLTVASGTATWGMSHAFLAAIALTVTYFSTLLLNFCDFARFSPTKKAVWWANLWGLPVNFIAFSVVSVLVTAGSFQIYGEYVYDPVELVGRIDSVTASILGALTFTVATLGINVVANFVSPAYDLANAWPSKINFVRGGLISAVIALLITPWNLYNNPFIINTFLAALGAVLGPLFGIIIVDYFILRKQKVQVSELFKAKGMHSFDNGWNMRAVATFFIASIPSILVAVGPWQWAKFLSPFSWFIGAGIAFVVHYFISRNDPYLLAAVQQAMQVDLDADRDAVEVPGSAASEATASNSAAAATAKESNQQ; translated from the coding sequence ATGAGTTCACAAGTTCCGCAGACTGGTGGTGAGATCACCCCCAGCCTAATCAATGAGGATCTTGCTCCTGCCAAGACCAGGCACTGGAGCTTCTACTCCCTTTTCGCTATGTGGATGTCTGACATCCACTCTATCGGTGGCTACACCTTCGCGGCGGGGCTCTTCGCCCTGGGCCTAGGCGCGATCCACGTCTTTGCAGGTCTCTCGATCGGCATTATCGCCGTCTTCTTCCTTATGAATCTGGTGGGATTCGCCGGGCAGAAGACTGGGTTGTGTTATCCCGTATTGGCACGTATTGCCTTCGGCACTATCGGTTCCAACCTACCGGCCTTGACCCGCGGGTTTGTGGCAATTTGCTGGTACGGCATTCAGACCTGGTTGGCCTCCCGCGCCGTGATTGTGCTGGCGGCAGACATCTGGCCCGACATCAACGAGTGGGGCCAGCAGAAGTTCTTAGGGGAAACACTCCTTGGGTGGCTGGCATTCCTCTTCATGTGGGCGTTGCAACTGTTGCTGCTGCGCAATGGCATGGAGACGATCCGCAAGTTCCAAGACTTTGCCGGTCCAGCGGTTTGGGTTGTTATGGCGGCGCTGACCATCTGGGTTATGTACAAGTGCGACTGGAACATTTCTCTGACCGTCGCCTCCGGAACGGCGACTTGGGGAATGTCTCATGCCTTCCTGGCCGCCATCGCGCTGACCGTCACTTACTTCTCGACTCTGTTGCTGAACTTCTGTGACTTCGCCCGGTTCTCTCCGACGAAGAAGGCCGTATGGTGGGCCAACCTCTGGGGCCTTCCGGTTAACTTCATCGCCTTCTCGGTGGTGTCTGTGCTTGTGACCGCAGGATCCTTCCAGATCTACGGGGAGTACGTCTACGACCCGGTGGAGTTGGTAGGACGTATCGATTCCGTTACCGCTTCGATCCTCGGAGCCTTGACATTCACGGTGGCAACACTGGGAATCAACGTGGTTGCCAATTTCGTCTCGCCCGCCTACGACCTGGCAAACGCATGGCCGTCGAAGATCAACTTCGTTCGTGGCGGTCTCATCTCGGCGGTGATAGCGCTTCTGATCACCCCGTGGAATCTCTACAACAACCCCTTCATTATCAATACCTTCCTTGCTGCCCTCGGCGCGGTACTTGGACCGCTGTTTGGCATCATCATCGTTGACTACTTCATCCTGCGAAAGCAGAAGGTGCAGGTCTCGGAGCTGTTCAAGGCCAAAGGCATGCACAGTTTCGACAACGGATGGAATATGCGAGCCGTGGCAACCTTCTTCATTGCCTCGATTCCGTCAATTCTTGTGGCCGTTGGTCCGTGGCAGTGGGCGAAGTTCCTCAGCCCCTTCTCGTGGTTCATCGGGGCAGGCATTGCCTTCGTGGTCCACTACTTCATTTCACGCAACGACCCGTACCTCTTGGCCGCTGTCCAGCAGGCCATGCAGGTTGATCTGGATGCTGACCGGGACGCGGTTGAGGTTCCCGGCTCCGCAGCCTCTGAGGCGACGGCGAGTAACTCAGCGGCTGCTGCAACAGCAAAGGAGAGCAATCAACAATGA